In Scomber japonicus isolate fScoJap1 chromosome 20, fScoJap1.pri, whole genome shotgun sequence, the genomic window TTGGAGTTGAGCCTGCTCTACAGCCGCAACCCCAACCCCctgatcagagagagagaaaggacatAATGTGACCGCTGCTGACAATCCTCTGGACAGGAAGAAGCAGAGATAgcaaaaaaaatagaaagaaagagagacagagagtgagagggagagagagagagagagagagaaagagagagagagagagagagagggagagagagagagagagagagagagagagaggcagagggagaaaaTAAAAGTTAGTGAGGACAGGGATGGGTGGGGGCGCATGAGTGTTTGGATGGGTGTGTACTCTTGtctctgtttttcctgtttttattcaagtttttttttcttctttcttgttcttttcGTCTGGTATGAAACACTCTTCGAGCATCTGGTAATGTATTCTGCAGTCAGCTCTCACCATTGCCAACACTGGGGCCCAGAGCACCCAGCGCTTATaatcaaagtgtgtttttgtgtgtgtgtgtgtgtgtgtgtgtgtgtgtgtgggagaaaaagagacaggggAACAGACAGGTTGATTTACATTGCCTATGTATGCACGGCATTCTCCACATAATGAACAGCTCCAGATTTCCTCTGCTTGGTAAATATTTAATGACTGAGTGGTGGAATGATTTTAGCCGGATAACAGTGGAGTCCTAAGCTGCAGGGGAACGGCTCAGAAGTTGTATTTCaagcccctctctctccccttgtccTCTTCCCATGTAAATAAGGCCAACTCCCCCTAACTCCACACACCCCTCTGAGGCAGTTTAAAGACCCAACactgtctccttgtctccttgaCAACCAGCATACACTGGGGTCCTGTCGTGGCCTCTCTGTCTTTTGTGTTTGGGagctcagagagacagaaagaaagacagaaagagagagaaagagagagagagggagagagagagagagagagagagagagggagagagagaggggaaaaaagaggagagaggagaagatgaaaaCAAGAGTTgctggaaaaagaaaatgacaacaaagatgacatcacagctatTTTATCCCACAACCAAaaatttgatgatgatgatgatgattagcCCCAAGGCACAAAATGGGTGGCAGCACAGTCTGGGAGTgtgagcacagagagagagagagagagggggagagagagagagagagagagagagagagagagagagagagagagagagagagagagagagagagagagagaggcccagGGCTGAATGGAGCATTGTGGGAAGACAGTGGGCACACTGGGCAGTAACACAGAGAACACTAACTCACAGATCATGCCAGAGAGTCTGAAAACACCCACACTGGGCGACAATGGCAAACTTCATCGCTCCACTTGGCCCCTtctgaatacacacatacaatggCAGAATCCAAATAAGATGCTCTTGTTATTTGCGAAATTCAACACACTAAATTCCTTCAGTGGCTCTGTCCCTTTGACCGGCAGCAGATGGCCACGGACGTGCACGTAtgcatgtgcgtgtgcatgtCCGTGTCCATCGTGTGGTCTTGTCTCTGTGTTGCATCATGGGTAAGTACACGCAGCGGGGTTGAAAGGTGGGAAATCGTGCACTTACAGGCCTGACAGGTGTCATATGAAAGCTGCCACATGCTGCTCTGCTTATCTGCTTGCAGTGGTGCAAACAGTAAATCCAACCGGTATCTATCATGACAGGCATCAAATTTAACTTAATCAACCAATTAAATCTGTTTAGACTGACGACTAAGAAGAACCAGAACCAATGAGTTTGACTTCTCTTTTATCTGGTTTTGTCTTTATTGTCGGCTCTTTGCTGCCTCCCTGTGGCTCATATGAGGAAGTTCACCCAAGTTCAAAGTTGTTTCAAGTCTATCTCTCAAGACTCTTTAACATGAGAGACAGTATCATCTATTCATTTGAATGCATTTCTTTATCCTTGGATAAAATTGGCTTGTTTACAGATTTAGTTCAATTGTCACATACTGTCTATAGCTGACCACCTGTTGCagtcagtgttggggagtaaatAGTTACAAGTAATAGcgttacataatttaattacaaaataaaagtaactgtgatctgttgatgattacaaaggggtttacatctgaagtcagacctttaagtttttgctcaggagggtttttcccttatttttttaatatttaacatgttactgaatacatatatgttgctcaacatttttttatattggtAAATAAAGTACCACTTGAGCCcatgacttttgacttttttcataaaatgacTTTactttatattccaaaatctacactagtgattacattttcaaatgagagataaatcttccTTTCTAAGACATTATCTCCCTTATACATCATGTCAGtgtccatgaaaaacagctgaacttagattatTGTGCTTAATGAGAAGGCTTACCctaaaacagctgaaaacatttgttagaaaattagaaaagtaatcaaaaagtaatcaaatgtatgataagttacattattttgattaaataattgaaacagttacattacttattacattttaaataaggtaaCTAGTAACTAGTAaggtaatctgtaacctattacatttccaaagtaaccttctcAACCCTGGTTGAAGTTTACTGCTCATTTTTAGAGGATAGACTCAACAAATCTTTTCCCAGTCTCTCTTCAAACAGCAGTCAGGGGCCCATATGAAGTTTTCCTCACTGCACTACTTCCATTCATTGCATttctgagggaaatattgtactgaattgtattttattcCAGTTATTTGACATTTAGAGTTACTTCTTTGCACCTATGACTCCATTAGTTATTGAACTATAAACAAGACACTGTGCTTATCAATTACTTAATTTAAGTCATGTAGTCTGCTATCCATTCTCAGACTGTCTGCACAAAGCAAAGCATATCTCCCCTTGACCTTGGTTACCATAAGAGACAACAGCTGCTTATCCCAGCCAGTGTCAGTTGTCAGAGGGATGAACCGCTCTGAAACAGACAGGTCACGACCTACAGCTCCCAGGATAGAAATGACCAGTGAATGACCTGGGGAGCACAACTATTTGCCCCACATTCACAGAATTAAATTTAcagataaaagaaatgaaaaaaaaagccaaactgGTTTTCACAAAGCAGGTCAAACAACACTTTGGTACGATTCAATTTTGCTCTAATTCAAAAGCTGCAAAAACTATGAAtacctgtttttgtttaaactCTTTATATGAACTGTAACTTCCTGtggttcagtttgtttttcagtattCGTCTGTAAACTGCAAGAATAAGGTTCATCCAAACctccatcatttacattttgatgGGATCTTCTAATGCTCAGtagacaggaggaatgattacggCAAGAAAACCTTAGTTTCAGTGTTCACttgggcacctgactgctgttttaagacagacatgaaaaattgtgaatctaTCCTTTAAAAAACTTTGCAGCAAACTGCAACAGGTGATCAGCTACAGACAGTATATAAcaattacattactttatataatCCAATTTTATCCAAGGCTAATTTAATAGATCATATCGTCTATTATGTTAAAGAGTCTATTTCTGCAGGGCAGGACAGGGTTGGTTATCACATTCACTAGATCTCTGTCTCTAGAGGGCGCTGTCAAAAAAGTGTTGGTACTGACAGTTTCAGGATTTGGGTGAGATGTTACTTTCAAGGTCATTTCTGATGTAAACCACTTGACATTGAGATGAGAGGACGTtaagtgtttttcatgtgaaaatataaatatcctAGTCTTTAGTGTTTATCTTCTAGGCTTTTATACAACATGTTTATAATAAAACCATCATTAgtattaaaaagtatgaagagagagtgaTAGTTTAGATTTTTTAGTTTCTCTACTACATATTATTGTTAGCTTTGCTGGTAGCAAAAAAAATCTCAGTTGAGGATGTTTGTCACATTCTCTTCAGGGTTGATTGTCACATGTtggcatatatacatatatggtgTGATATAATCtagtcctttcttcctttttagaGAGCAAAATGAGCAGGACTTTTGTCAGGAAGACAAATAAGGTCCAGATTCCACCAGATATAAtgctcagagcagtcagagaggttaAACTGTTagatactgtcatatattctcTTGATGCAGGAGATGTGTTcggttgttgtatttcaatttaattaaaGATTTCTAAATTAATTTCTAAGATTGCCTCCATTCTTTTTAACTTTTCCCCGTTAGAATAACACAGGGGCAACCAACCCCACagtgtgtgactaccaacccctACGATGGGGATGGTTGTCAAAACTGCACAAGACATATTTGACGGTCCTCATCTTTTAAACATAATTAACTTAAGGAGAGTAAGTGATGGTGACCACcaaccccgttctcccctaCTCAATTTAAAGTTTACTTTAGTGTGcttgtgaatgtattttcacTCTAATAGTGTAAAatctaaagaaaacatgaacacaaaatacaaatatggCTCAAATTTTAGTTATAAAGGGATACTTAAGccgagtcagaatatgaacagtatgtaccCTATGGGTTAACACAGGGGTGTTAATTTGatttttagttcaagggccacatacagcccaatttagTAGTAGCAGAGTAgcagaaaaattggaattacttttctgctattttcattcttttcaaAGTTATCCAGCAgagtaataaaaatattttccaaCAGAAATCTCTCCAGGTCCAGCCAGGAGTTGGTGGAAGATGACTGTTTTTTCCCAGGCGTGCAGCCACATGTCCCTCTGTTATCTCAATGTTCAACTCTTTTCCCCATAGTTGTTTCATATAGTTTGTTGTGTCCTTTTTCAGTGAAGTAATGCCATTATATGAACAGTCTGTAAGAGTTCCACCTAACACAATCCAGCAATAAACCCAAAGAAATCCTCATTTGTTAAAGGGGAAACTTCTTGTTTCTCTTCTGCTGGTCTGAGGTCAGTTCTATAACATCGTTGCTGCTTTAACTGGTTTATCCTTCAATTCAATAAACTGACCTGAGATCTGTGGAGCTGTCGTAAAACCGTGAGCGATGTTAACGTCCTGAAAACAGTTTTATCGCTTTACTTATCATTAAGTTTATAAATAAGGAGGTTAAATAATcttttatgattgtttttttcctctgttttccaCCGTTTTCGTGTTCATGGTAACGAAGTTGTGACGTAACCTCATCACGACGTTTAGCAGTCGCTTTACGGCAGAGCGTGTTGCTGCTGGAGGTCAGAGGCACGTTAGCAAACCGTAGTCATCAAATTATAACGAAAGAAACACACcgtaaagaaaaaaacacgcAAGATACAACATACGAACTGTTAGGGGAACAGTGTTTTATCGACACTGGATTCAGCAGCGTTGTCGTTTATCTGTTTGAGTCTCATTTTGTGAGTGTTACGACATATCGTAGCTAGCAAACGTCCTCAAGCCACCAGGTGAGCTCCTCTTCAGATCCTCTCAGACATGGACAACAACTCTCAGGGACCCGGGGGGGCCAAAGGAGGTTTGGGGAGTCTCTTCGGAGGTGGAGCACCTGAATACTCCACCACAGAGCTTGCCGGTGTCCcatgtaagtgtgttttttttactgttaaagTAGCTAACTGCTGTCACATTGCTGCCCGGTGTTATGGTTAAACAGgggaccgtgttaactggttcCACtggtttaaaacaaacacatttcttcGTAAAAGCCTTAAAGTTAACCTCCCTTCAGCTGAGTTTTAAACACACTATTTATACATGTATTCGGTTGATTCCTCTTGTTTTACATTGTACAAATTAAATGGTGTCTCTGTCTGACAAGCAGCATTAGCCTATAGATGCCCGGCGTTACGGTGTAATGAGTGACCGTGTTAACTTCTTCCACtggtttaaaacaaaaacacaacatttcttcGTAAAAGCCTTAAAGTTAACCTTTCTcaggggcgattctaggattagacctttaggggggctcagctcctaatgagaatatGTCATACaatgcaagtgttcaaaccccctgctaaattACTAATTTCACTGGATAACAGAAACTACAATATTcaaagaaatattcacattcagctgaaagtcaccagttaacacggtcactcGTTAAACTGAAACATCAGTAACAGCATCGTCACAAAAATAActtctttatatgtgtgtgtggtttaattTCAGTGTCTGGAATGAGTCCGCTGTCCCCGTACCTCAACGTCGACCCTCGTTACCTGGTTCAGGTAAGATAAACTGGAATATTAACAGCTGGTCAAGTCTGTTTTTACATACACTTTTCATACTCAGGggcaaagtgctttacatgagCATAAAAGCAACTGATGATGAAATCATTTGGAGCAAAGTTTAACATTACAGAAATACAAAAGTTAAGAATGAGCACCAAATCAAGCACagactcacattcacacacagcaacaataatagtaataataataataataattttaaataatAGAATAACAGTTGGCTAGCTAATCCAACCCaacttaaccacttaacgcacgctgttccgtctacggaacgggacagatgttaggaggtagcgacaagttcttctggatgtttcaaacaccaacccttaaacatatatattcatgccgtgcatcgttggaaagcttagattgtcctgattcattcaagaccactcacgacttatatggttgctcacagccgtaatagtattagcgattagctcggctagcccctgagctaagtaagaaaagctataatgcctacataccttccaagtcttccctttatccacaacgatcatcttatgactcagcactttctgtacagctcgccaagtatccattcttgtgaaatatgaaatccgtttccataaaaccggaatactttcctcaatatgtccatgtatttagtccaacacgtaatgtaataacacaaataacaaaccacatacggtccgtttacgtcatttcctgacctgcacgtccatctcagagtatacgcagagacattataataagaggagacatatcactcccattgaaatgcatagggaaactacgtaacgccaagatggccggtgtttgcacatgtcccgcctcttctggtgccgttgctccaatcattttgctggtcctacgcggtcacgtttttgcgacacttggaagtcattttcaacagcgacattttaaaacacatgatcagcagtttatactactttgtgtacatatattttgtaatgctttatccaaaattgtggcatgatctgggaaagttgactgtgagcaaactcctgtctctgctgtgagcgtaagatgacgtcttgctgtcagtgcctgccgtaaatgaagactgtcgtgaagtattgcgcatgcgcagttcaagatgcctgtaaggaaaaaggcttttaaaacgttaatttgataccaaaccatcaaaccctttcagcgattatagtttgattttcatcgtgatttcaaaacatatgttttttatgtcccttagacctcggaaaatggagatacagctctctccctattcatttagatagccggttggtcttcctatggcaaaatagctgcccggaggcgtggccaattttgccgccgagtgagatgacttgccttagaaggactttggtatacgtgactagatgtttacgaccgtgagcctctcctgcttctgacgacaccacacacaagccaatcggtgtttaggattaggcagtacatgtctccaaagccaatgaggacatgtgaccgacaacaatgacgacatggctttgattgactgctgttctagcctatggaaatattcggtgaaatgaagttgataaccttttagccaatagtcagaggtttccaacggtgtatgacactaagctattaagtttggctgtccataaacaaactctaagcgtaaccggcgtgcgcccggtgcgtaaaagagttgaaccatatatcattacgcactcggcattttggtacacggttggttcctcttcgacttgacatatgacttataccaaaataaacagatagatagatagatagatagatatggccaaacaaataaaatatggttatatgtagtaataataataataataataataataataataataataataataataataatattaataataataataatatggcgtcagctttcattagagaccaagattttgattgtaggcaaaggggatgtgaagttataggtgtttgattgcggttatacagctttggtaaccaagtgtccatttggagtctccaaaaaggacctgaggaaaacgcatggacatacctgttgaaaaataattctgagaaattcatcttttggtcttttgactccaaatttggactgcatgaagccaagacatgtggctgtggcctcattgtgtctatatcctgctgagaggtccctgaatgtctgtacacatgtcattgtaaaggcaaacctatgggcgagtaaacaaccccatcattgtaacctctgccactctttgtcagtaagtcacagaatcacacagacacttttacaagaatcctgagagtgtttcctttccaatgataccagacacatctctgagtctcaaactatgtgggatctgtgctgctcacaacttgggcatgtcgtttaggctaacagcataaaaaacaggggcgtgtgttaagtggttaatttgtaaagcacatttaaacaaccacagtggaccaaagtgctgtacagaagaataaataaaatacataacagcTCACACGAggtataaaacatatattatatataatatgtataggtataaaataaattaaaagacataaaacatgagtaaaAATAACAGCCATACAATACCACAACCTCACACTCAGATGAAAAATTGGCTATTAATAATCctgagaaaacaggaaggttttataattttcttttaatcatGGAAACAGTCGTCAGTAGTCAGTGAGCAGCTCAATGATGTACTGGGTAGCCAAACTATTAATgctttttgaattattttactTCATAGATTATATTAGTAGATCTTTGAAGTTGACTCTTTGCTGTACTGGGAGCCAATGAAGAAATTAAAGAActggttttgtgtgtttgtgtaaagacTCTCGTTGCAGCCTTGAGATTGTCTGTTTTGGCAGCATAGTGTAAATAAACCAGTTTTTCAGGGTCTGCTTGAGATATGAACCCTCTAACTTTGGATGTACTCTGTAAGCTGTTGTAGTTATGCTATTGACTCTGAAAGTTAagattttgtatatttttctgACTGTAATAGCTGATTAATTTTGTGTTTCAGGACACAGATGAGTTCATTCTACCGACAGGTGCCAATAAAACAAGAGGACGGTTTGAACTGGCTTTCTTTACCATTGGAGGCTCCTGTATTACTGGTGAGAAACAAATAACAACTGTTAGCTTTCATAAATGAAACCTAGTTTATTCTGGACTTACAGATTGTTTAATTTGCTGTAACTGGCAAATTTGTAGTAAATGGGGTGCACTATACActcactgagcactttattaggaacacctgacCAATCTAATGTAATCCAATACAATAGCTGTGTCATAAATTCAACTGTTATGACACTTATACATTTTCACttattgttgacattgtcagaaaggtgaaaATTGTACTTAATGGTTATCATTGAGGTCATACTGGTGGTGATGTACTTCAGTGAATTATATAGATAAATGTTCCTAATAATATATCCAATCCTCAGTATGCACTCAATAATTAATTTTTTAGTTCTTATTTAGTTATAGCAGACCTGCTGTTTTGGGTTGCGTCTGAATACACAGATGTTCTTAATAAAATGCTCGGTGAGTCTATGTCTGAAGTACGCTGCATGGTCAAAGGTTTGAGGACACTCTAGTCCACATATTTGCAGACAGTTTGGGAAAGGCCCTGTTTTAAAATATCAGTGCCCCTGTTCACAAAATGTAAGTCTTCAAAGAAATAGACTGTGGTGAAATAACTCCACTAGCCTGCACAGAActctgacctcaaccccatccaGAAAATTTGGGGTGAAATGATCTGCCGACTGTGAGCCAGGCCTCATCAACCAACACTAGTGCTCGAACTCACTAATGCTGTTCCAGCTGTGGGAATAAATCTGTAGCCAGGCTACACAATTATGTGGAAAGCCTTCTGAGGATAGTGGAAGCTGTTAGAGCAGCATTTTATGTCCAAGGTTTTGGAAACAGAATTCAGCTTTATTGGCAAAGTATTTTCACGGATGCAAGGAATTTGACTCCAGTTTCCAGTGAATCTCAATGTGCTTACACAACAATCTTCAGGAAGATACACATGGACAAAAAGACGAAGATAATTgaatataaacatttaactaTAATGTACAAGCAAGTAGgtgaaaaatatacatacataaagaaACAACCAATGGACAGCAACATGCAGTGTCTGTATTCAGGGGGATTCAAGTAGTGCAAAGGTGTGTAGGAGTAAAAGGGGCCtgaaatacaaactgaataGGTAAAAAAGGAGAGACGTTACTctttatacatacagtaagtggttatgtacagtatatatcatGAGATGTTCACTAATCAATGTATGGATTCAATGTTACAGTGTCCACATACTTAAGGCCATGTACTTAAACTGAAGTAATCTGAACTCAAACAGCTCAGTGTTTTCAGTCTGATACTCCTTTCGAACCTTTCTGCGTCTTTGTTTTGACTTCAGGAGCTGCGTTCGGAGCTGTTAATGGTCTCAGGATGGGTCTGAAGGAGACCAGAGACATGTCGTGGTCCAAACCTCGTAATGTACAGTAAGTATGGAGACAATGAAGAGTTCAGTTTGCTGGTGGAACACTTGGATGATTTTAACTCTCCTCTAAAtgctcactttctctctccaggATTCTCAATATGGTAACCAGGCAGGGTGCATCATGGGCCAACACTCTGGGCTCTGTTGGTAAGACTGTCGTAAtcacaaaaaatatgatttaaactcATGGTTGAAACTATGAACTATGAAACtaaatattataacatttaaGATGGTATCACTTAGTTTTATGGATGCTTTTATGAATTTTAGGAGCCTTAATTGTTAAAATTCTATCTTCTGAATTATTGTGACTTGACTGCTGTATAAGACAAATGTGCTGCAAGCTATTTTTGCTGCCTCTGATCTGaaattttgtgcatttttctttgtcattgcAGCCTTGTTATACAGTGTTTTCGGTGTGGCGATAGAGAAAGCCAGAGGAGCAGAAGATGACATCAACACAGTAGCTGCTGGCACGTTAACCGGGATGCTCTTTAAATCAGCCAGTAGGTGTCTTctctgcttgtgtgtctgtcatTAATGTGAGCTCTGCCTTAAAACCTGTTTGACTTAGTGCAATTACAATAACTGGGTTTTAGTAAGTATTCACCTCAGTAAAACATGACTTTTGAGTTCTTACGCAATGCATTGTGAATAATGTTGTAATTTTAAAGATTATGGTTATGTTATGAATCATCATTGTGGCAATATTTTTGTACATATCATtcatctttctatttttctgacTACCTTATTAGGAGCTCTGCAGGCGTGTTGTAACACACATAAGTCAATAATAAGAGTCATTATAAAGCACACTATAAATTACAGTTTAGGTGGTGTTAACCTTCTTTATAATTGTATAAATTAGTGTGCAAAGCTCAACCATCTGGTACTTCAGAATTACTTTAATGAAGTTAATATTGGACAGATGGTTTTGGTTCATGTTAATTTTGTATTCGTACTTGGCTTCATTTCTCATTCTGTTACGTTGTTTTCCCAGGTGGCCTGAAGGGTGTCGCCCGTGGAGGTCTGGCTGGTTTAGCTTTGTCTAGTGCCTACGCCGTCTACAACAACTGGGACCACCTCACCGGCAGCCCCTCATCCTCCAGGCTGTACTAAACTTTCCCTTCACATCTTCTTCAACATTAGGGCCAAATATCTGCAGGACACAGCCTTTAACCACAGCACTAAGAGGAATTAGACTCTGGTCAAATGCAGTGTGCTCTCAAGTGAAGCGAGCTGGTCCCAGTTTGCTggtgccccccccacccctctctatAGCTACTTTCCTGGAGCATTTTGGGATGAAAGTGTGGATTTAATCCACTGAGATTCCAAATGTAGACCGTCCTAAAACACCCCTCGCATCATTTGTCTGTATCCTCTGAGGTATTCCTGTCACTGATCAGATATCGATCAGTAATCTGTTGGAATATAGAGGTGTGTCATTTGTCATATTATCGTTTATAAGAGACTCATTAGTCTCCAATAATACTAATGCTTTTTCAAATCAATGAACCCATGACACGTGGGTTAAATGTGCCCGTATTAATTTGTAATATTAATACGTAATGTGCTTCACCAGATGAATGGCAGTGGATTCATGTTCTGATCTTGGACTGAAAGACTCTTCTCCTGCAGAAGAGCAAATAGATATTTAACGACGACCTGCAaacacagagctgttgtatttaTTGAAGCGTAACCACAGCGGGTTACTGTGTTACTGCGCAAGAGGGAATCTTGCCTGATGTGACCGTCGCTGTAAAGCTGTACTAAAAGTGCGTGCTGTTTATATATCGCCATCAAACCCACTGAGTTATAAacggaaataataaaaaacataggaaaacaaatgtcttttttttttgctttttatcaATTTTATTGCGCAAATGTAGACTGTAAAAGGTCATGAGTAGTCTAAACTATACAGTGCTCTTTCACAAGCAAGTGTTCAAAAATTAGAGAACTGCATAGTGTATACTGCCTAATATGGTGAGTTAGAAAATGATTATTGCACATACAGAACATGTATTTACATCTTGAAGTGGTTGAATAAGTTCCAGAAATGGTGTGTGGGACAGAGGGAGACACACAGattatattaatttatctgTAGACGTCCGAGAGGTGACGAAAACACAGAGCGGAGCTTATGTTTGCTGTCAGCGCTGAGTAAGCTGTCCCACTTAGT contains:
- the timm23a gene encoding mitochondrial import inner membrane translocase subunit Tim23, translating into MDNNSQGPGGAKGGLGSLFGGGAPEYSTTELAGVPLSGMSPLSPYLNVDPRYLVQDTDEFILPTGANKTRGRFELAFFTIGGSCITGAAFGAVNGLRMGLKETRDMSWSKPRNVQILNMVTRQGASWANTLGSVALLYSVFGVAIEKARGAEDDINTVAAGTLTGMLFKSASGLKGVARGGLAGLALSSAYAVYNNWDHLTGSPSSSRLY